In Paenibacillus xylanilyticus, the genomic window TAATCGTTATATTACGAATATCATTCATTCAACAAACCCCTGTCCATTTGAACAGGGGTTTGTTGCGGTTTGGATCATTATACAACAATAGATTAATTATATGAAATAATGAGGATACTTTGCTTTGACCGTCTCCTGTTCAACGACGACAAGTCTAAGGTGAGCTTCCATCACCTTCATCGCTTGTTCTGTTTGGCGCTCCTTGATGAGCTGGTAGATTTCCTTGTGTTGGGAGATAATAATTTCGGAATTAATGTCATCGGACAAGCGAAGGATACGCAGACGATTAAACGGAATGTTAAGCTGCTGAAGCATTTTCCACGTTCTCATCTTTCCAGTTCCCTGAAACAGGATCTGATGAAACTCCTCATCCAGCTCAAACAGTCGATAGAAGTTATTCTTATCCATGCACACTTCCTGCATAGCGATATTGGTTTCCAATCTGAATTTGAATTCTTCTGCAAATGAGGCACATGCCAGCGCTACAATTTCCTTTTCTATTTTTTCTCGCATAAATCTGCCTTCTTCCACATGCTCCAGATTAATATGCGAGACGATTGTTCCACTCTGCGGAATAATATCCAAAAGTTCCTCTTCAGCAAGCTTCATGAAAGCTTCGCGAACTGGAGTTCTGCTGACCTCAAGTTCGTCCGCTATTTCTTTCTCTGAAATCTTCGTACCAGGCTCAAGCTCAAGGTGCAAAATTCTTTCCTTTATCAGCTCGTATGAATAAGCCCGGGTCGAACCTCTAATCTTTTGATTAAGTGACATTCCTTAACCTCTTCCTCTCAGCCGTATTCATTCATCTTAGCATAAATTGCCGTTTCACTAAAATGAGCTCAGCGAAACGGCAATCGTTTAAACTTTGTCTATCATGTTACTGCTGTTTGTTCTCTTTATACTTTTTGTACGTATCGTTGGAAATCTGCAAGTACTG contains:
- a CDS encoding GntR family transcriptional regulator, which codes for MSLNQKIRGSTRAYSYELIKERILHLELEPGTKISEKEIADELEVSRTPVREAFMKLAEEELLDIIPQSGTIVSHINLEHVEEGRFMREKIEKEIVALACASFAEEFKFRLETNIAMQEVCMDKNNFYRLFELDEEFHQILFQGTGKMRTWKMLQQLNIPFNRLRILRLSDDINSEIIISQHKEIYQLIKERQTEQAMKVMEAHLRLVVVEQETVKAKYPHYFI